One Microcebus murinus isolate Inina chromosome 9, M.murinus_Inina_mat1.0, whole genome shotgun sequence DNA window includes the following coding sequences:
- the MTERF1 gene encoding transcription termination factor 1, mitochondrial isoform X2 yields MAPRNLWHMRSNFLFGSRWMIQFSAEILFKSLSVRLFGVKCGNANKEPLENGDLLNNLLTMGVDIDMAKKRQPGVFNRMVTNEQDLEMFLLSKGASKEAIASIISRYPRAITRSSESLSKRWDLWRRIMTSDLEIVNILERSPESFFRSNNNLNLENNIKFLYSVGLTRKCLCRLLTNAPRTFSNSLELNKQMVDLLQEVCLSLGHNDPVDFVRKIIFKNPFILIQSTKRVKANIEFLQSTFNLNSGELLVLICGPGAEILDLSNDYAKRNYTNIKEKLLSLGCTEEEVQKFVLSYPDVIFLAEKKFNDKIDCLIEERISISQIIENPRVLDSSISTLKNRIKELVNAGYNLSTSNITLLSWSQKRYKAKLKKLSS; encoded by the coding sequence ATGGCACCAAGAAACCTCTGGCACATGAGAAGTAACTTTCTCTTTGGTTCAAGATGGATGATCCAATTTTCAGCAGAAATCCTCTTCAAATCACTTTCAGTTAGACTTTTTGGTGTAAAGTGTGGTAATGCAAACAAAGAGCCTTTGGAGAATGGGGACCTATTGAACAACTTACTTACTATGGGAGTAGATATTGATATGGCAAAGAAACGACAGCCTGGAGTTTTTAACAGAATGGTTACTAATGAGCAGGACCTGGAGATGTTCCTTCTATCCAAAGGAGCTAGTAAAGAAGCAATTGCTAGCATCATATCAAGATATCCACGAGCCATAACACGTAGTTCTGAAAGTCTTTCAAAACGGTGGGATCTTTGGAGAAGGATTATGACATCAGACCTTGAAATTGTAAATATCTTGGAACGTTCTCCTGAATCCTTTTTTCGGTCCAATAACAACCTAAACTTAGAGAATAATATAAAGTTTCTCTACTCAGTTGGACTGACCCGTAAATGCCTTTGTCGATTGTTGACCAATGCCCCTCGTACTTTCTCCAATAGTCTTGAGCTGAACAAACAGATGGTTGACCTTTTGCAGGAAGTCTGCTTGTCATTGGGTCACAATGATCCTGTAGATTTTGTcaggaagataatttttaaaaaccctttcatCTTAATTCAGAGTACCAAGCGGGTGAAAGCTAACATTGAATTTTTACAGTCAACATTCAACTTGAACAGTGGGGAACTGCTTGTTCTGATATGTGGTCCAGGAGCTGAAATCCTAGACCTTTCCAACGATTATGCCaaaagaaactatacaaatatcaAAGAGAAGCTGCTTTCTCTTGGATGTACTGAAGAAGAGGTACAGAAGTTTGTCTTAAGCTATCCAGATGTGATCTTCTTGGCAGAGAAAAAgtttaatgataaaatagactgcctcatagaagaaagaattagcatTTCACAAATAATTGAAAATCCTCGGGTTCTGGATTCAAGcataagtactttaaaaaatcgAATCAAAGAATTGGTAAATGCTGGCTATAACTTGAGTACATCAAACATCACTCTTCTGTCTTGGAGCcaaaaaagatataaagcaaAATTGAAAAAGTTAAGCAGTTAG
- the MTERF1 gene encoding transcription termination factor 1, mitochondrial isoform X1 — MQSLSLRQISIPKGLGFLTIMAPRNLWHMRSNFLFGSRWMIQFSAEILFKSLSVRLFGVKCGNANKEPLENGDLLNNLLTMGVDIDMAKKRQPGVFNRMVTNEQDLEMFLLSKGASKEAIASIISRYPRAITRSSESLSKRWDLWRRIMTSDLEIVNILERSPESFFRSNNNLNLENNIKFLYSVGLTRKCLCRLLTNAPRTFSNSLELNKQMVDLLQEVCLSLGHNDPVDFVRKIIFKNPFILIQSTKRVKANIEFLQSTFNLNSGELLVLICGPGAEILDLSNDYAKRNYTNIKEKLLSLGCTEEEVQKFVLSYPDVIFLAEKKFNDKIDCLIEERISISQIIENPRVLDSSISTLKNRIKELVNAGYNLSTSNITLLSWSQKRYKAKLKKLSS; from the exons ATGCAAAGTCTTTCCTTAAGACAAATAAG CATTCCCAAAGGTTTGGGCTTCCTGACCATTATGGCACCAAGAAACCTCTGGCACATGAGAAGTAACTTTCTCTTTGGTTCAAGATGGATGATCCAATTTTCAGCAGAAATCCTCTTCAAATCACTTTCAGTTAGACTTTTTGGTGTAAAGTGTGGTAATGCAAACAAAGAGCCTTTGGAGAATGGGGACCTATTGAACAACTTACTTACTATGGGAGTAGATATTGATATGGCAAAGAAACGACAGCCTGGAGTTTTTAACAGAATGGTTACTAATGAGCAGGACCTGGAGATGTTCCTTCTATCCAAAGGAGCTAGTAAAGAAGCAATTGCTAGCATCATATCAAGATATCCACGAGCCATAACACGTAGTTCTGAAAGTCTTTCAAAACGGTGGGATCTTTGGAGAAGGATTATGACATCAGACCTTGAAATTGTAAATATCTTGGAACGTTCTCCTGAATCCTTTTTTCGGTCCAATAACAACCTAAACTTAGAGAATAATATAAAGTTTCTCTACTCAGTTGGACTGACCCGTAAATGCCTTTGTCGATTGTTGACCAATGCCCCTCGTACTTTCTCCAATAGTCTTGAGCTGAACAAACAGATGGTTGACCTTTTGCAGGAAGTCTGCTTGTCATTGGGTCACAATGATCCTGTAGATTTTGTcaggaagataatttttaaaaaccctttcatCTTAATTCAGAGTACCAAGCGGGTGAAAGCTAACATTGAATTTTTACAGTCAACATTCAACTTGAACAGTGGGGAACTGCTTGTTCTGATATGTGGTCCAGGAGCTGAAATCCTAGACCTTTCCAACGATTATGCCaaaagaaactatacaaatatcaAAGAGAAGCTGCTTTCTCTTGGATGTACTGAAGAAGAGGTACAGAAGTTTGTCTTAAGCTATCCAGATGTGATCTTCTTGGCAGAGAAAAAgtttaatgataaaatagactgcctcatagaagaaagaattagcatTTCACAAATAATTGAAAATCCTCGGGTTCTGGATTCAAGcataagtactttaaaaaatcgAATCAAAGAATTGGTAAATGCTGGCTATAACTTGAGTACATCAAACATCACTCTTCTGTCTTGGAGCcaaaaaagatataaagcaaAATTGAAAAAGTTAAGCAGTTAG